A window of the Gossypium hirsutum isolate 1008001.06 chromosome A03, Gossypium_hirsutum_v2.1, whole genome shotgun sequence genome harbors these coding sequences:
- the LOC107947345 gene encoding 8-amino-7-oxononanoate synthase, with product MEVSNLWDKWVGEALSKLDSLKLLRSLRPLYLPNEQQQMNNTGVSGKEEYEMFDEVQPWDRSSVNVSISEPTYRKWLLEIPSSGDEIVHGESLADDTFGTSQQQFKRLLLFSGNDYLGLSSHPAVRRAAAEAARDYGMGPRGSPLICGYTYHHRLLESSLASLKKKEDCLLCPTGFSANMALMVALGNLASLLAAGNVPVKDEKIAIFSDELNHASIIDGIRLAERQRSVEFFVYKHCDMSHLRALLSNCKMKKKVVVTDSLFSMDGDFAPMLELVELRRKHNLLLVIDDAHGTFVCGKSGGGVAEEFECERDVDICIGTLSKAAGCHGGFIACSKRWKQLIQSRGRSFIFSTATPVPIAAAGHAAVIVAKRETWRRRELWNRVEDFRALTGIAISSPIISLIVGSEEKALKASRKLLKSGFHVTAMRPPTVPPNSCRLRIALSAAHTTDDLRKLTSALSSYINFQDTGGTSLHIHSKL from the exons ATGGAGGTTAGCAACTTATGGGACAAATGGGTCGGAGAAGCGCTTTCGAAGCTCGACTCTTTGAAATTGCTTCGATCTTTAAGACCCCTTTACCTTCCCAATGAACAACAGCAAATGAACAATACTGGAGTTTCTGGTAAAGAAGAGTACGAGATGTTCGACGAAGTGCAACCATGGGATCGTTCCTCTGTCAATGTGTCTATTTCTGAACCCACTTACCGTAAATGGCTTCTTGAGATTCCAAGTTCAg GAGATGAGATTGTTCATGGAGAAAGTTTAGCTGATGATACTTTTGGCACGAGCCAACAGCAATTCAAGCGGCTACTTTTGTTCTCTGGAAATGATTATTTGGGCTTGAGTTCACATCCAGCAGTTCGAAGAGCTGCAGCAGAG GCAGCTCGAGATTACGGAATGGGCCCTAGGGGCTCTCCGTTAATCTGCGGATACACTTACCACCATAGATTACTGGAGTCAAGCTTGGCAAGCTTAAAGAAGAAGGAG GACTGTCTTCTTTGTCCTACAGGGTTTTCAGCCAATATGGCATTGATGGTAGCACTTGGAAACCTTGCATCCCTCCTTGCAGCAGGCAACGTGCCTGTGAAGGATGAAAAAATTGCCATTTTCTCTGATGAACTAAACCATGCATCAATAATTGATGGTATTCGTCTTGCTGAAAGACAAAGAAGTGTAGAATTCTTTGTATATAAACACTGTGACATGTCCCATCTCCGCGCACTGTT ATCAAATTGCAAAATGAAGAAAAAGGTTGTTGTGACCGATAG CTTGTTTAGCATGGATGGGGACTTTGCACCTATGCTGGAGCTTGTAGAGCTCCGGCGGAAGCATAATCTGTTGTTAGTCATCGATGAC GCACATGGAACGTTTGTTTGTGGTAAGAGTGGTGGAGGAGTGGCTGAGGAATTTGAGTGTGAAAGAGATGTTGATATATGCATTGGAACTTTGAGCAAGGCAGCAGGTTGTCATGGTGGATTTATAGCCTGCAG CAAAAGGTGGAAACAGCTTATCCAATCAAGGGGCCGTTCTTTCATATTTTCTACTGCCACACCAGTTCCTATAGCTGCTGCTGGGCATG CTGCTGTTATTGTGGCAAAAAGAGAGACCTGGCGTCGAAGAGAACTTTGGAACCGAGTGGAGGATTTCCGTGCTTTGACTGGAATTGCCATTTCCAGTCCGATAATATCTCTTATTGTAGGAAGTGAAGAGAAAGCCCTGAAAGCTAGCAG GAAATTGTTAAAATCTGGTTTCCATGTCACTGCAATGAGACCACCAACAGTGCCCCCCAACTCTTGCAG GTTGCGAATCGCTTTGAGTGCAGCACACACGACTGATGATTTGAGGAAGCTCACGTCTGCACTCTCCAGTTACATCAACTTTCAAGATACTGGAGGTACCAGTCTCCACATACATTCTAAGCTATAG
- the LOC107947341 gene encoding hexose carrier protein HEX6, with product MAFAGGIPGERGQYNGKVTLLVVLSCVVAASGGLIFGYDLGVSGGVTSMDPFLKKFFPNVYRRMKEGIKISNYCKFDSQLLTLFTSSLYLSGLVSSLFASTVTRVFGRKASMLVAGVAVLIGSALGGAASNLYMLVFGRLFLGIGLGFGNQSIPLYISEMALPKHRGAMNIIFDTGVGIGVLIANIINFCTEKIDGGWGWRISLSMAAVPASILTIGAIILPDTPNSLIQKDNNLEKAKRVLQRIRGTNDVRQELDDLLKASSISKTTKDPFKKILQRKYRPQLVMAAAIPFFAQMTGINVITFYAPILFRTIGLRESSSLLSAVVIRCFNVGCTFISMFVVDKQGRRVLFMLGGIQMLATQVTIGGFMTALLGDHGGLSKASAYVVLVLICIYISGFGLSWGPLGWLVPSEIYPLEIRSAGQSITVAVSFFFCFLIGQTFLAMLCHMKAGIFFFFGGWVALMTLFIYFFLPETKNVPIEKVEQLWKEHWFWKRFVGDEVDDSIYKLDK from the exons ATGGCGTTTGCGGGGGGGATACCAGGTGAAAGAGGGCAATACAATGGCAAGGTTACCCTGCTTGTTGTCCTCTCATGTGTGGTGGCTGCCTCGGGTGGACTTATCTTTGGTTATGATCTTGGAGTTTCAG GGGGAGTAACCTCTATGGACCCTTTCCTCAAAAAATTCTTCCCGAATGTGTATCGAAGGATGAAAGAAGGTATCAAGATTAGCAATTACTGCAAATTTGATAGCCAACTGTTGACCTTGTTTACATCTTCACTCTACCTATCTGGCCTTGTTTCTTCTTTATTTGCATCTACTGTGACTCGAGTCTTTGGACGAAAGGCGTCGATGCTTGTAGCAGGGGTTGCTGTCCTTATTGGTTCAGCCCTTGGTGGCGCTGCTTCTAATCTCTACATGCTTGTATTTGGTCGTCTTTTTCTTGGAATTGGACTTGGATTTGGCAACCAG TCAATCCCACTCTATATCTCTGAAATGGCGTTACCTAAACACAGAGGAGCTATGAATATTATCTTTGACACTGGAGTTGGCATTGGAGTACTAATAGCTAATATCATCAACTTTTGCACTGAAAAGATTGACGGAGGTTGGGGCTGGCGTATCTCCCTATCCATGGCTGCGGTTCCAGCATCAATCCTGACTATAGGTGCAATTATTCTTCCTGACACACCAAACAGCTTGATTCAGAAAGACAATAACCTGGAAAAGGCCAAACGTGTGCTTCAGCGTATAAGAGGCACCAATGATGTTCGACAAGAACTCGATGATCTCCTCAAAGCAAGCTCTATTTCAAAAACAACCAAAGACCCATTCAAGAAAATCCTACAAAGAAAGTATAGGCCTCAGCTGGTAATGGCGGCAGCAATACCATTTTTTGCACAAATGACAGGGATTAATGTCATTACATTCTATGCTCCAATACTATTCAGGACAATTGGTCTTCGTGAAAGTTCTTCACTCTTGTCTGCAGTTGTGATTCGTTGTTTCAACGTTGGCTGTACATTCATATCTATGTTTGTAGTCGATAAGCAAGGTCGAAGAGTACTGTTTATGCTTGGTGGAATTCAAATGCTTGCAACACAAGTAACAATAGGAGGGTTTATGACAGCTTTATTAGGTGATCATGGTGGATTGAGCAAGGCGAGTGCTTATGTGGTTTtagttttgatatgtatatacaTTTCTGGGTTTGGGTTATCTTGGGGTCCCTTGGGATGGTTAGTCCCTAGTGAGATTTATCCGTTAGAGATTCGATCAGCAGGCCAAAGTATTACAGTAGCAGTCAGCTTTTTCTTCTGTTTTCTTATTGGACAAACTTTTCTAGCTATGCTTTGCCACATGAAGGCAGGGATTTTCTTCTTTTTCGGAGGATGGGTGGCTCTGATGACCCTATTTATATACTTCTTCTTGCCGGAGACCAAGAACGTACCAATCGAGAAAGTGGAACAATTGTGGAAAGAACACTGGTTTTGGAAAAGATTTGTGGGAGATGAAGTTGATGACAGTATTTACAAGCTAGACAAATGA
- the LOC107947690 gene encoding transcription factor DUO1-like: MPSGCKFSAEEERVVIELQAEFGNKWAKIARHLPGRTDNDVKNFWSARRKRLERISHTPKSKGKDHDVLHEMPMVEVVPSNGVPLEQGSSSHQHPFFPGNTEEFKMVPLPDLIKPDFLNMETGLSALDIEPIRMIPQLQLDLPILPDSFDFNFAAMFNNQEASESESKPISLTKIPSAGTKGSDAELGKKENIGNSATPDSFVDEFPTDMFDCLEQLVSSSEW, encoded by the exons ATGCCTAGTGGATGCAAATTTTCAGCAGAGGAAGAGAGGGTGGTGATAGAATTGCAAGCAGAATTTGGCAACAAGTGGGCCAAGATTGCTAGGCATTTACCAGGAAGAACAGATAATGATGTGAAGAATTTCTGGAGTGCTAGACGAAAGCGGCTGGAGAGAATTTCACACACACCGAAAAGTAAAGGGAAAGATCATGATGTTCTCCATGAAATGCCAATGGTGGAG GTTGTTCCGAGCAATGGTGTCCCGTTAGAGCAAGGATCATCATCTCATCAACATCCTTTCTTTCCAGGAAACACGGAAGAATTCAAAATGGTGCCATTACCTGATCTAATTAAGCCAGATTTCCTGAACATGGAAACAGGTCTTTCCGCACTAGACATTGAGCCGATTAGGATGATACCGCAACTGCAGCTGGACCTTCCCATCTTGCCAGACTCCTTTGACTTCAACTTTGCCGCCATGTTCAATAATCAGGAGGCTTCTGAATCTGAAAGTAAACCAATATCATTGACCAAGATTCCATCAGCTGGAACAAAGGGCAGCGATGCTGAACTTGGAAAGAAGGAAAATATAGGAAACTCTGCAACTCCTGACAGCTTCGTTGATGAATTTCCGACCGACATGTTTGATTGCCTGGAGCAGCTTGTGAGTTCATCCGAGTGGTAA